In the Ictalurus punctatus breed USDA103 chromosome 7, Coco_2.0, whole genome shotgun sequence genome, one interval contains:
- the LOC108261592 gene encoding 5-beta-cholestane-3-alpha,7-alpha-diol 12-alpha-hydroxylase has translation MSFLLQILLALFISLLGGLYLLGAFRRRRSGEPPLDKGPLPWLGHVLEFRRDTAKFLERMRKKHGDIFTVQLGGFYFTFLTDPLSFGSVVKEARAKLDFSEFAKHLVQRVFGYHPLEDDDKLIQASTNKHLMGDGLVVISQALMNNLQNLMLHNIGPGNDDDRPWQEDGLFAYCYNIVFRAGYLALFGNEVGKTAGSVDKAKEVDRKESNELFYEFRKYDQLFPKLAYGVLGPSEKMEAERLKKLFCKVLTVEKVNTKENISGWVSESQQMRAERGMHESMLDRYMFILLWASQGNTGPASFWLLLFLMKHPEAMKAVKSEVDEVLHETRQEVKRGGPLINLTRDMLLKTPVLDSAVDESLRMTAAPVLTRAVLEDMSLKMDNGHEYKIRKGDRVSLFPYTAVQMDPEVHPDPLTFKYNRFLTPDGRKKTEFYKGGKKVKYYNMPWGAGVSMCPGRFFAINELKQFVFLMLTYFDFELKNPDEEIPDIDVRRWGFGMMQPTQDIPFRYRLRF, from the coding sequence aTGAGCTTTCTGCTGCAAATTCTTCTTGCTTTGTTTATCTCTCTGCTTGGGGGACTTTACCTCCTTGGAGCCTTTCGTCGTCGAAGGTCTGGAGAACCTCCTCTGGATAAAGGTCCTCTACCATGGCTGGGACACGTCCTGGAGTTCAGGAGGGACACTGCAAAGTTTCTAGAGAGGATGAGAAAGAAGCATGGGGATATTTTCACTGTGCAGCTGGGAgggttttatttcactttcctCACAGACCCACTGTCCTTCGGCTCGGTGGTTAAAGAGGCCCGGGCCAAACTGGACTTTAGCGAGTTCGCTAAGCACCTGGTCCAGCGTGTTTTTGGTTACCATCCCTTAGAAGATGACGACAAGCTCATTCAGGCATCCACCAACAAGCATCTGATGGGTGATGGCCTGGTGGTGATATCACAAGCCCTGATGAACAACCTACAGAACCTCATGTTGCACAACATTGGGCCTGGAAATGATGATGACCGACCGTGGCAGGAGGATGGGCTCTTCGCTTACTGCTATAACATCGTGTTTCGAGCCGGATATCTGGCGCTTTTTGGAAACGAAGTAGGCAAAACTGCAGGAAGCGTGGATAAAGCAAAGGAAGTTGACCGAAAGGAGTCAAATGAGCTCTTTTATGAGTTCCGTAAATATGATCAACTTTTCCCAAAGCTGGCCTACGGAGTTCTGGGACCTTCTGAGAAAATGGAAGCAGAGAGACTGAAGAAGCTTTTCTGTAAAGTCCTCACTGTGGAGAAGGTGAACACCAAAGAGAACATTAGCGGCTGGGTATCTGAATCACAGCAGATGCGTGCCGAGCGTGGAATGCATGAGTCCATGCTGGACAGATACATGTTCATCCTCCTGTGGGCGTCGCAGGGTAACACAGGTCCTGCATCATTCTGGCTTCTTCTCTTCCTCATGAAGCACCCAGAGGCCATGAAAGCGGTGAAGAGCGAGGTCGATGAGGTTCTGCATGAAACCAGACAGGAAGTGAAGCGTGGTGGCCCGCTGATTAACCTGACCCGAGACATGCTTCTCAAAACCCCGGTTCTGGACAGTGCAGTGGATGAGAGCCTGCGCATGACGGCTGCTCCTGTGCTTACACGAGCCGTTCTGGAGGACATGAGCCTGAAAATGGACAACGGCCACGAATACAAGATCCGCAAAGGTGACCGTGTGTCCCTCTTCCCCTACACTGCTGTCCAGATGGACCCAGAGGTGCACCCTGATCCACTCACCTTCAAGTACAACCGCTTCCTCACACCCGACGGcagaaaaaagacagaattctacaaaggaggaaagaaagtgAAGTACTACAACATGCCGTGGGGTGCCGGGGTCAGCATGTGTCCCGGGAGGTTCTTCGCCATCAACGAGCTCAAGCAGTTCGTCTTCCTCATGCTCACATATTTTGACTTTGAGTTGAAGAACCCAGATGAAGAGATCCCAGACATCGATGTGAGGCGGTGGGGATTCGGGATGATGCAGCCAACGCAGGACATCCCATTCAGATACAGGCTCAGGTTTTAG